Genomic window (Granulicella arctica):
TTCTGTGCCTGCGCGTTTGGTCAAATTACTCGCTGCCGTGGCTTTAGATACTTTGACGGTAAACTTGAGCCAAAGGCCGCACGCGGCAAATCCGGGGACCTCGTGGCGAAAAGTTTTTCTCTTTCAGGTCCAAGGTCTAACATAACGTTGGACTTAGGTCTGGACCTCGAAGATGCAAGTCCCCTTCATATGGACCTGCCGGGGGTGCCTGAAGGGTGAAATTGTCAAGTTTCTGCCGCCGGGTTTGCTAAGCAGTCAGAGGAGAATTCGATGGGTCGCCTGGTTTTGCGTGGAGTGCTGGTGCTGGCAGTGGTTCTCGCGTTCCTGTATGCGGGCGACTGGGTGGTGCTGCATCAGCGCATCTCCCACGGCACGGCCTTTCGAACGATTCCCGTCCACCAGTTCCTCGCGACTCCGCTCAAAGGCCAGAAGGAGGAGTACGACTACGACGGCGACCTGCCCGTCACCTGTAGCCGTTCCCTCTTTCCGCAGGCTGGAAATCTGCCCTGCTGGTGGCTCTCCCGTCATACGACACAGTGGGAGTAGGCGCTGCCGCGCAACAAACGTATCTACAATAGAGCAATGAGTACGGCGGAGCTTACCTTCGAGGAGATTCATCAGACCGTGAGCAGCGGTGGCCGCATCAGCCGCGACGACGCCCGGTGGCTCTGGCAGAACGCTTCGGATGCCGAACTTCGTACGCTGGCCATGCAGGTTCGCGGGCGGTTTCACCAGCCTGACGCCTGCACGTACATGATCATGCGCATCATCAACTACACGAACGTCTGTGTAGCCCAGTGCGACTACTGCGCCTTCTACCGTTTACCGGGACAGGAGGGCGGCTACGTTATGGAGCAGGCGGAGGTCTTTCGCAAGCTCGACGAACTGCTCGCGCTGGGCGGTGATCTTGCGGCCTTCAACGGGGGCTTCAATCCTCACCTGCCGCTGAGCTATTACTGCGATCTCTTCCGTAGCATCCGCGAACGCTTTGGCGACGCGGTCGAATTCTATGCGCTTACCATTGCCGAGTTTATGTACCTAGCCGACCACGCGAAGCTGGACTATCAGACCGCTGCTGAGCAGTTCAAGGAAGCAGGGGTTCGCTGGATTACCGGGGGCGGGTCTGAGATTCTGACGGAAGACTTTCGGAAGCGGCATAGCAAGTTCAAATACACCGTCGCGCAGTACTTTGAGGCTCAGGACGCCATTGTCGCGGCGGGTCTGAAGACTACGGCGACCATGGTGATCGGCTTTGACGAGAGCCTTGAAGAGCGCCTTGAACACCTGGAACGCACGCGTGACTTTCAGGATGAGACGCATGGCCTGGCCAGCTTTCTCTGCTGGACCTACAAGCCTTATTTCACCCAGATCGGCGGCATTGAGATCGGGACCGGCGAGTATCTTCGGCATCTTGCGCTTAGCCGTATTTATCTCGACAACGTTCACCATATCCGCACCTCCGTCCTCACACAGAATGAGCGCGCCCTGGAAGGGCTGGCCTATGGTGCGGACGACTTCGACCTGCCTATCGAAGATGAAGTGACCCAGAAGGCGGGGGCGACGATCAGCCTCAACTTCGATCGCATTCTCGATGTGGCTCGGCAGCTTGGCTTTACGCCGCAGTATCGTCACGTCGCACGGTCCTAAGGCTACCGCGGATTGGCGCGGAATAACGCGGATTTAGTGCGAGTGCTTTCTTGCGCAAAGCAACTTCTGCCTATAGGCAGCTTAGGACACACCGGGACAGAAGCGTACCTCAGCGGCTAAAGCCGCACGAAACACCAGGCTGGTGGCACGGCTGAAGCCGTGCCCTTAACGAGACGAGAGTTGTGAGACGGCTGAAGGCGTGCCCTTAACAGGACGAAGCTTGATCAGAGATTTTCTTTAGATCTCTCTTGTTCTTGAATCCGCGTTTATCCCTGGCGATCCGCGGTTAATTTTATTTTTCATGCAGAACCTAACCGCGCGGGGAAACCCTTGTCTAATCGGGCGAATGGATAAGTCAGAGAAAGACGCGATCAAGCAGATTCTTGCTGGCAACCGGGACGCCTACAGGGTTCTGATGGATCGCCACTTCCCTGCCGTCTTTCGCATCGCTTTTCGCGTCACCGGCAACCAGTCGGACGCTGAGGACGCTGCGCAGGAAGCGTTTCTGCGCGGCTACAACAAGCTTTCGAGCTTCCGTCAGGAGGCGCAGTTTTCAACATGGATTACGCGAATCGCTATGAATACCTCTATCAATCTCGTTGAACGCCGGAATCGCGACCTTAGCCAATATGGCTCGCGTGTTGCCGAGGAGACCTCGTCCGCTGATGGAACGATGCAGGTCGCTGACGCTGCGGCCAGTCCGGAACGACTGTACTTTGATGGCGAATCCGCCACGCTTCGCAACGCGGCGATGGACGCTCTAACGCCGATGGAACGCACCGCCTTCACACTGCGCCATGTGGAAGATCTTCCACTTGCGGAGATCGCAACCGCTCTCAATATTCCAGCCAACTCGGTAAAGCAGGCTGTATTTCGCGCTGTCGGCAAGCTTCGACGGTCGCTCGCACCACTTGCAGGAGGCATTCGATGAACAAGTTACAACACATCTCTGAAGACGATCTGATCGCCTTTCATCTTCATGAGAGCGCTACTGGCAGCCTCGATGAGAACGCTATTCGCCAGCATCTCGAGACGTGTGTCGAGTGCGCAGAACTCTCTGCCTCGATCGCCGAGACGTTGCGTGTCTTTTCCGCTGAGCCGGTGCCTGAGCCAAATCTTGAACAGAATTGGCAGCGTCTGCGGGGCAATCTGAGTGTCCTCAGCCCTGCACACAAATCTGCCTGGCGGTGGCTGCTTTGGCCCTCTGCTGGACTGGCTACTGCAGCCGTCGCTCTTCTGCTGATTGTGGGTTTGAAGACGAAGCCGTGGGCCGCTCCTCATCGTGAGCAGGCGACCCTATTGCGCAAAGGACCGCTGACCGACAAGCCCACCGATCCGCAGATCGCAAACCATCTCGATAGCGCGGAGCGTCTGCTGACTGAGGTCAATCACGCCTCCGGGCCGCTTGATGAGGCAACACTTTCGCAGGCCCACGATCTGCTGCTCAAGAATGCCGTGTACGTGAAGACCGCGCATGAGCAGGGCGATCTCAGCGAGGCTTCCGTGCTTGAAAATCTTGGCCGGGTGCTGACCAATATCGATCACGAATCGACTTCAGAGCATGGTAGCTGGCATCTTCGCTTCGCGTGGAATACCGATGGCCTGCTGCTCGAAATTCGCATTCTGCGCCAGAACGACAACCGACTTTAGCTCTACCAGGAAGGACCTACTCTCATGAAGCTTCGCACCTCACTCTCCCTTGTCTCCTCGGCCCTGCTCCTTACGTTTGCCGCAGCCCAGCCCTTACATTCGCTGTCACCGGCGCCAGCTTTCATCTACGTCATTGCTCCGTCCGACGATCCTGCCTATGCTGCCGGAACAAATGCGATGAACGAGCATCGCTGGAACGACGCTGTTACTTCGTTCGACAAGGTGATCAATGCGAAGGGCAGCCACACGGATGCTGCGCTCTATTGGAAGGCCTACTCGCTGAACAAGCTTGGCAACAAGCCGCTTGCACTGGCTACCTGCTACCAGCTTCGCTCGCACTATACGAGCAGTCCCTGGAACAAGGACTGCCGCGCACTAGGGATTGATCTACGCGTTGATGTCGGTGTCGAT
Coding sequences:
- a CDS encoding RNA polymerase sigma factor, with translation MDKSEKDAIKQILAGNRDAYRVLMDRHFPAVFRIAFRVTGNQSDAEDAAQEAFLRGYNKLSSFRQEAQFSTWITRIAMNTSINLVERRNRDLSQYGSRVAEETSSADGTMQVADAAASPERLYFDGESATLRNAAMDALTPMERTAFTLRHVEDLPLAEIATALNIPANSVKQAVFRAVGKLRRSLAPLAGGIR
- a CDS encoding radical SAM protein, which gives rise to MSTAELTFEEIHQTVSSGGRISRDDARWLWQNASDAELRTLAMQVRGRFHQPDACTYMIMRIINYTNVCVAQCDYCAFYRLPGQEGGYVMEQAEVFRKLDELLALGGDLAAFNGGFNPHLPLSYYCDLFRSIRERFGDAVEFYALTIAEFMYLADHAKLDYQTAAEQFKEAGVRWITGGGSEILTEDFRKRHSKFKYTVAQYFEAQDAIVAAGLKTTATMVIGFDESLEERLEHLERTRDFQDETHGLASFLCWTYKPYFTQIGGIEIGTGEYLRHLALSRIYLDNVHHIRTSVLTQNERALEGLAYGADDFDLPIEDEVTQKAGATISLNFDRILDVARQLGFTPQYRHVARS